DNA sequence from the Longimicrobium sp. genome:
CAGGTTGGCCATGTGGCGCATGGACTGGTACTCCACCAGGACGCCGTTGGCGCCCAGCAGCCGCCGCGCCTCGCGCGCGATCTCGGTGGCCATGTCCACGTTGTTGCGCTTGGCCAGCGACACCTGCTCGGGACGCATCGTCCCCGCGTCCTTCATGGCGCCCAGACGCCAGCAGAGCAGCTGGGCCTTGGTGATCTCGGTAAGCATGTTCGCCAGGCGCACCTGCTGGATCTGCGTGGCGCCCAGCGGCCGGCCGAACACCTCGCGGTTCTTTGCGTAGCTCACCGCCTCGTCGAAGCACGCCATGGCCGCGCCCACCGCGCCCCACGCAATGCCGTAGCGGGCCTGCGTCAGGCACATCAGCGGGCTCTTCAGCCCGCCGGACTTGGGGAGCAGGGCCGTGTCGGGCACGCGCACGTCCTGCAGCACCAGCTCCGACGTGTCCGACGCCAGCAGCGACAGCTTGCCCTTCTGATCCTTGGCGCTGAACCCCGGCGTGTCGGTGGGCACGACGAAGCCGCGGATGCTCCTGGCGTCGTCGCCCGTCTTGGCCCAGATGATGGCGATGTTGGCGGTGGACCCGTTGGTGATCCACATCTTGGCGCCGTTGATCACCCAGCCGTCGTCCGTCTTCCGGGCCCGCGTGATCATCCCCCCGGGGTTGCTGCCGAAGTCGGGCTCCGTCAGGCCGAAGCAGCCGATCACCTCGCCCGTGGCCATCCGGGGAAGGTACTCGCGCTTCTGCTCCTCGCTGCCGAACGCGTAGATGGGGTACATGCACAGCGCGCCCTGCACCGAGGCGAACGAGCGGATGCCGCTGTCGCCGCGCTCCAGCTCCTGCATGATCAGCCCATAGGACACGTTGTCGAGCCCCGCGCAGCCGTACTCCTCCGGCAGGTTGGCGCCGAACACGCCCAGCTCGGCCATCCCCGGGATCAGCTCCTTGGGAAGGTAGCGGCCCACGTACGCGTCGTTGATCACCGGCATCAGGTGCTCGTCCACCCACTGCCGCACGGTGTCGCGGATCATCCGCTGCTCTTCGGTGAGCAGCTCGTCGATGCTGTAGAAATCTACGCCTTCAAACCTGGCCATCGGTCACGGCTGGGTTGGGGGATCGGGTCGGTGCGTCG
Encoded proteins:
- a CDS encoding acyl-CoA dehydrogenase family protein, whose product is MARFEGVDFYSIDELLTEEQRMIRDTVRQWVDEHLMPVINDAYVGRYLPKELIPGMAELGVFGANLPEEYGCAGLDNVSYGLIMQELERGDSGIRSFASVQGALCMYPIYAFGSEEQKREYLPRMATGEVIGCFGLTEPDFGSNPGGMITRARKTDDGWVINGAKMWITNGSTANIAIIWAKTGDDARSIRGFVVPTDTPGFSAKDQKGKLSLLASDTSELVLQDVRVPDTALLPKSGGLKSPLMCLTQARYGIAWGAVGAAMACFDEAVSYAKNREVFGRPLGATQIQQVRLANMLTEITKAQLLCWRLGAMKDAGTMRPEQVSLAKRNNVDMATEIAREARRLLGANGVLVEYQSMRHMANLESVYTYEGTDDVHALILGQDITGLAAY